One Mycolicibacterium crocinum DNA window includes the following coding sequences:
- a CDS encoding FAD-dependent oxidoreductase — MTDGITTPGSCKRRPTVAVIGAGIAGLTAAQELAERGFVVTVYEAEHDERNGLGPKSAGSYPPVKLGGLAASQYSTVGTHNGSDAELRPFPGRRGHPPSPGRAVAGEHGFRFFPAYYLHIWDMFQRIPVYQNTHRADGTSHWTPTSRTVYDNVRRVVTQGATADGEPSLIFPRELPRSPAEFLSVLTQLTTFGFAPTDVAIYESRLLRYLVTSPLRRAFELQNVSAYDFFVGHDPQSGTNRYTYTPRCDKLLRQMPRVLVALDSRWGDARTNLSTNLQLYLSMDRRDNKADGVLNGPTTESWFDHWYHHLVALGVRFVHTAAIRLDPPALDPKQPPHLRPRAQITFTNGARVTADYTVVAVDAPAAEYLASALHAGGTGGTAAKLAGFTTTAPPPDGPLQPRDTRPKQWRDPYSMDQLGRVPWDRFQTLCGIQYYFDTEFQLVRGHMLYVGSEWGLSSVNQSGLWEKRPILDRDGHVSVLSVDIGDFNTPSSHVVDEAGRGKAARDCTADEIASEVWRQITTALAGNSVSGQGVVPTPMWYALDRGLVMAGGPGQGQGRVVRNKTPYLVPIVGDWGNRPSTEPWNPHGTSWSFIPPEDVWHKNLEQANVWQARHGGYQVHNNSVVFAGTWNKTFTRLTSMEAACESARHAVNAILDHYIWVESGGVDRREKSPPLEWVFPYGFLDQSLSSPIRMPTPAGDYCYVFDIENREPADTRPLRNLDSDFCERSLPHPLDIVAPYPLGIPTPLPTAPAGG; from the coding sequence ATGACCGACGGCATCACAACACCGGGATCCTGCAAGCGCCGTCCCACCGTAGCGGTGATCGGCGCCGGCATCGCCGGGTTGACCGCCGCTCAGGAACTCGCCGAGCGAGGGTTCGTCGTCACGGTATACGAGGCAGAACACGACGAGCGCAACGGATTGGGCCCCAAATCTGCCGGTTCGTACCCGCCTGTCAAACTCGGTGGTCTTGCCGCTTCTCAATATTCGACGGTCGGCACACACAACGGAAGTGACGCTGAGCTGAGACCGTTCCCCGGGCGCCGGGGTCACCCGCCCTCGCCCGGCCGGGCCGTGGCGGGTGAGCATGGCTTCCGCTTCTTCCCGGCGTATTACCTGCACATCTGGGACATGTTCCAGCGCATCCCGGTGTACCAGAACACCCATCGGGCCGACGGCACGTCGCACTGGACGCCGACCTCACGCACCGTTTACGACAACGTCCGGCGAGTCGTCACCCAGGGCGCCACCGCCGACGGCGAACCCTCGCTCATCTTTCCTCGCGAACTGCCGCGGAGCCCTGCCGAATTCCTCAGTGTCTTAACGCAACTCACGACGTTCGGATTCGCCCCGACAGATGTCGCGATCTACGAGAGCCGGCTGCTGCGCTACCTCGTCACCAGCCCGCTACGCCGCGCGTTCGAACTGCAAAACGTCTCGGCATACGACTTCTTCGTCGGGCACGATCCTCAGAGCGGGACGAACAGATATACCTATACGCCCCGGTGCGACAAGCTATTGCGTCAGATGCCAAGAGTTTTGGTCGCTCTCGACTCGCGCTGGGGTGACGCGCGGACGAATCTCAGCACGAATCTGCAGCTGTACCTGAGCATGGACCGCCGCGACAACAAGGCCGACGGCGTGCTCAACGGTCCCACCACCGAATCGTGGTTCGACCATTGGTATCACCACCTCGTTGCGCTCGGCGTCCGCTTCGTCCATACGGCGGCGATCCGGCTTGACCCGCCGGCGCTCGACCCGAAACAGCCGCCTCATCTTCGGCCGCGTGCACAGATCACGTTCACCAACGGCGCCCGGGTGACCGCGGACTACACGGTCGTCGCGGTCGATGCACCGGCGGCCGAATACCTCGCTTCCGCATTGCACGCCGGAGGCACCGGCGGTACTGCAGCCAAGCTGGCAGGATTCACCACCACAGCTCCCCCGCCCGATGGCCCGCTGCAACCCCGCGACACCCGACCGAAGCAATGGCGAGACCCCTACTCGATGGACCAGCTGGGCCGAGTCCCCTGGGATCGGTTCCAAACACTGTGTGGGATCCAGTATTACTTCGATACCGAGTTTCAACTTGTCCGCGGCCACATGCTCTACGTCGGCAGCGAATGGGGTCTCTCGTCGGTCAACCAGAGCGGATTGTGGGAGAAGCGACCGATTTTGGACCGCGACGGCCACGTCTCGGTGCTCTCCGTCGACATCGGCGATTTCAATACCCCGTCGTCTCACGTGGTCGACGAGGCCGGCCGGGGCAAAGCGGCACGCGACTGTACAGCCGACGAGATCGCCTCAGAAGTGTGGCGCCAGATCACGACGGCGCTGGCCGGCAATTCGGTTTCAGGACAAGGGGTTGTGCCTACGCCGATGTGGTACGCGCTCGATCGCGGCCTCGTCATGGCGGGCGGACCCGGTCAGGGTCAGGGCCGGGTGGTCCGCAACAAGACGCCGTATCTGGTTCCGATTGTGGGAGACTGGGGCAACCGGCCCAGCACCGAGCCGTGGAATCCGCACGGAACGTCCTGGAGCTTCATTCCGCCCGAGGACGTGTGGCACAAGAACCTTGAGCAGGCCAATGTCTGGCAAGCGCGTCATGGCGGCTACCAAGTGCACAACAACTCGGTGGTCTTCGCGGGCACGTGGAACAAGACGTTCACTCGGTTGACGTCTATGGAAGCCGCATGTGAGTCGGCCCGCCACGCGGTCAATGCCATTCTCGACCACTACATCTGGGTGGAATCGGGCGGTGTCGACCGCCGGGAGAAGAGCCCGCCGCTTGAGTGGGTGTTCCCGTACGGGTTCCTCGATCAGAGCCTGTCGAGTCCGATCCGGATGCCCACCCCCGCAGGGGATTACTGCTATGTGTTCGACATCGAGAATCGCGAGCCCGCGGACACCCGCCCCCTGCGCAATCTCGATTCAGATTTCTGCGAGCGGTCACTGCCGCATCCCTTGGACATCGTTGCTCCCTACCCACTCGGAATCCCTACACCTCTTCCGACCGCACCTGCAGGAGGCTGA
- a CDS encoding flavodoxin family protein: MFEAVLSGATDPEIDGVEVVRRPALTCSAADMLDADGYLLGTPANLGYISGALKHAFDQSYYQILDSTRGRPFGVYLHGNEGTEGAERAIDGITAGLGWVRAAETVMVSGKPTKDDLEACWNLGATVAAGLME; the protein is encoded by the coding sequence ATGTTCGAGGCGGTGCTCTCCGGTGCCACCGACCCCGAGATCGACGGTGTCGAGGTGGTGCGTAGGCCCGCGCTGACATGTTCGGCCGCCGACATGCTCGACGCAGATGGTTATCTACTGGGCACCCCAGCCAACCTCGGCTACATCAGTGGCGCACTCAAGCACGCGTTCGACCAGTCGTACTACCAGATTCTGGACTCCACCCGCGGACGTCCGTTCGGGGTCTACCTGCACGGCAATGAGGGCACCGAGGGAGCCGAACGGGCCATCGACGGTATTACCGCGGGGCTGGGCTGGGTGCGGGCGGCGGAAACGGTCATGGTGTCCGGCAAGCCGACCAAGGATGACCTGGAGGCGTGCTGGAATCTTGGCGCGACGGTGGCGGCTGGGCTGATGGAGTGA
- the ald gene encoding alanine dehydrogenase — MRVGIPTEIKNNEYRVAITPAGVSELVRRGHDVIVQAGAGEGSAIHDADFKAAGAQIVNSADQVWAEADLLLKVKEPIEAEYSRMRKDQTLFTYLHLAASRPCTDALLASGTTSIAYETVQTADGALPLLAPMSEVAGRLAAQVGSYHLMRTQGGRGVLMGGVPGVAPAKVVVIGGGMAGDNAAAVAWGMGAHVTVFDLNINILRKIDAEYGGAIETRYSSRLDLEDAVKQADLVIGAVLVPGAKAPKLVTNATVAQMKPGAVLVDIAIDQGGCFEDSKPTTHDDPTFRVHDAVFYCVANMPGAVPRTSTYALTNATMPYVIKLADKGWQGACQSDPALAKGLSTHHGQLLNHEVAHDLDLPYTDPAGLLA; from the coding sequence ATGCGCGTCGGCATCCCGACCGAGATCAAGAACAACGAATACCGCGTCGCCATCACCCCCGCTGGGGTCTCCGAGCTGGTTCGCCGCGGCCACGACGTCATCGTCCAGGCCGGCGCCGGCGAAGGATCCGCGATTCACGACGCCGACTTCAAGGCCGCCGGTGCGCAGATCGTCAACAGCGCCGACCAGGTGTGGGCCGAGGCCGATCTGCTGCTCAAGGTCAAGGAGCCGATCGAGGCCGAGTACTCGCGCATGCGCAAGGACCAGACGCTGTTCACCTATCTGCACCTGGCCGCCTCGCGGCCGTGCACCGACGCCCTGCTCGCCTCGGGCACCACGTCGATCGCCTACGAGACCGTGCAGACTGCCGATGGTGCTCTGCCGCTGCTGGCCCCGATGAGCGAGGTCGCCGGCCGCCTGGCCGCACAGGTCGGTTCCTACCACCTGATGCGCACCCAGGGCGGTCGTGGCGTCCTCATGGGTGGCGTCCCGGGCGTCGCCCCCGCCAAGGTCGTCGTGATCGGCGGCGGAATGGCCGGCGACAACGCCGCCGCCGTCGCGTGGGGTATGGGCGCGCACGTCACCGTGTTCGACCTCAACATCAACATCCTGCGCAAGATCGACGCCGAATATGGTGGCGCCATCGAGACCCGCTACTCGTCGCGGCTCGACCTCGAGGACGCCGTCAAGCAGGCCGACCTGGTCATCGGCGCCGTGTTGGTGCCGGGTGCCAAAGCACCCAAACTGGTCACCAATGCGACTGTGGCACAGATGAAGCCGGGCGCAGTCTTGGTCGACATCGCCATAGACCAGGGCGGCTGCTTCGAGGACTCGAAGCCCACCACGCACGACGACCCGACGTTCCGTGTGCACGACGCGGTGTTCTACTGCGTGGCCAATATGCCCGGCGCGGTCCCGCGCACGTCGACCTACGCGTTGACCAACGCGACCATGCCGTACGTGATCAAGCTCGCCGACAAGGGTTGGCAGGGCGCCTGCCAGTCCGACCCGGCATTGGCCAAGGGCTTGTCGACCCACCACGGGCAGCTGCTCAACCATGAGGTCGCCCACGACCTCGATCTGCCCTACACCGATCCGGCCGGCCTCCTGGCCTGA
- a CDS encoding PE-PPE domain-containing protein has product MFTKAGLAVAISAALIAAAPVSNAATVLTIEGGFVGMQHIVHFVPTQLHGDLCKSPNHCQPVDYFAFPTDAFTAQGATNVQQAIACLPADEQIVLFGHSQGGQVVYSDLRRFAADPASAPDPSRLTWVSIGNPENPYGGRRPKTEKSATPWLPVDTAYTGTEVIRQYDGWADWPDNTRNLLAVANAFAGMFSIHTNYRNVDLNDPNNVRFTPDVAGQPGNVTYVWVPTKTLPLVAWAGPLAPALDKKLRPIIEAAYHRPVDIPDPNVPSSAAVQPARSAAPTRPTASSKRAGARTGAKSTTQPKPKSSTASSARRE; this is encoded by the coding sequence ATGTTCACAAAAGCTGGATTGGCCGTAGCAATCAGCGCCGCGTTGATCGCGGCGGCGCCGGTGAGCAATGCCGCAACGGTGCTCACGATCGAGGGCGGTTTCGTCGGGATGCAGCACATTGTGCACTTTGTGCCCACACAGTTGCACGGCGACCTGTGCAAGAGCCCGAATCACTGCCAACCCGTCGATTACTTCGCCTTTCCCACCGACGCCTTCACCGCTCAGGGAGCGACGAACGTGCAGCAGGCCATCGCGTGTCTGCCTGCCGACGAGCAAATCGTCCTCTTCGGGCACAGCCAAGGCGGACAGGTCGTGTACTCCGACCTGCGACGGTTTGCCGCGGACCCGGCCAGCGCGCCAGACCCCTCACGACTGACCTGGGTTTCGATCGGCAACCCGGAGAATCCGTACGGCGGGCGGCGACCCAAGACCGAGAAGTCGGCTACACCGTGGCTGCCGGTCGACACCGCCTACACCGGCACCGAAGTCATCCGGCAGTACGACGGGTGGGCCGACTGGCCGGACAACACACGCAACCTGCTTGCAGTCGCCAATGCGTTCGCCGGAATGTTCTCCATTCACACCAACTACCGCAATGTCGATCTGAACGATCCGAACAACGTCCGGTTCACCCCCGACGTCGCCGGGCAGCCGGGCAATGTCACGTATGTCTGGGTGCCGACCAAGACCCTGCCACTGGTCGCCTGGGCCGGACCGCTGGCCCCCGCGCTGGACAAGAAGCTGCGACCGATCATCGAGGCGGCTTACCACCGACCGGTCGACATTCCCGATCCGAACGTGCCCTCGTCGGCCGCGGTCCAGCCGGCTCGATCCGCTGCGCCGACGCGACCAACGGCCTCAAGCAAGCGTGCCGGCGCCAGAACCGGAGCCAAGTCCACCACCCAGCCCAAGCCGAAATCATCGACCGCGTCATCGGCTCGCCGAGAGTAA
- a CDS encoding WGxxGxxG family protein produces the protein MRKSIAVAATAGALLFGGAGVAHATVAPAPAPASTTATLAQDNDNNQGSDKSGLWGLLGLLGLGGLAGLKRRNDVHHAAGTTGTTGTGTVRP, from the coding sequence ATGCGTAAGAGCATTGCTGTCGCGGCTACAGCTGGAGCTTTGCTGTTCGGCGGTGCTGGCGTTGCGCACGCCACCGTCGCACCGGCACCGGCACCGGCGTCGACCACGGCAACGTTGGCCCAGGACAACGACAACAACCAGGGCAGCGACAAGTCGGGCCTGTGGGGCCTCCTTGGCCTGCTCGGTTTGGGGGGACTCGCAGGACTCAAGCGTCGCAACGACGTTCACCACGCCGCGGGTACCACCGGTACGACGGGTACCGGGACCGTCCGCCCATAA
- a CDS encoding Lrp/AsnC family transcriptional regulator — protein MVERSTKSDVRPPSVPKDVRADLDDVDRRILAALHADARISNSALADAVGIAPSTCHGRVRRLQDIGVIRGFYTDIDPAAIGLSLQAMISVSLQANARGKIHSFIEQIRRKPQVMDVYFLAGADDFIIHVAARDTDDLRSFVVENLNADADVSGTQTSLIFEHLRGAAPL, from the coding sequence ATGGTCGAACGATCAACGAAATCTGATGTCCGCCCGCCCTCGGTTCCGAAGGATGTTCGGGCCGACCTCGACGACGTCGACCGGCGAATCCTCGCGGCGCTGCACGCGGATGCCCGGATTTCGAACAGCGCGCTGGCCGACGCGGTCGGCATCGCTCCGTCGACCTGTCACGGGCGGGTGCGGCGACTGCAAGACATCGGGGTGATCCGCGGCTTCTACACCGATATCGATCCGGCCGCGATCGGGCTGTCCTTGCAGGCGATGATCTCGGTGAGCCTGCAGGCCAACGCCCGCGGCAAGATTCACAGCTTCATCGAGCAGATACGGCGCAAGCCTCAGGTGATGGATGTGTACTTCCTGGCCGGGGCCGACGACTTCATCATCCACGTGGCCGCCCGTGACACCGATGATCTGCGGTCGTTCGTCGTCGAGAACCTCAATGCCGATGCCGACGTGTCCGGCACCCAGACATCGCTGATCTTCGAGCATCTGCGTGGCGCCGCACCGCTCTAG
- the dapB gene encoding 4-hydroxy-tetrahydrodipicolinate reductase has protein sequence MRVAVLGARGKVGTTMCEAVRAADDLTLSAEVDAGDALSLLTDSDTEVVIDFTHPSVVMDNLKFLIDNGIHAVVGTTGFTDERLDTVRSWLADKPESAVLIAPNFAIGAVLSMHFAQKAAPYFESVEVIELHHPQKADAPSGTATRTARLIAEARKDLPPNPDATSTGLEGARGADVDGVPVHSIRLTGLVAHQEVLFGTLGETLTIRHDSLDRTSFVPGVLLAVRQVAARPGLTIGIEPLLDL, from the coding sequence ATGCGAGTTGCGGTCCTGGGAGCCAGAGGCAAAGTCGGAACCACCATGTGCGAGGCCGTCCGGGCGGCCGACGATCTGACGCTCAGCGCTGAAGTCGACGCCGGGGACGCGCTGTCGTTGCTGACCGACAGCGATACCGAAGTGGTCATCGACTTTACCCACCCAAGTGTGGTGATGGACAACCTGAAGTTCCTCATCGACAACGGAATCCACGCTGTCGTCGGCACTACCGGCTTCACCGACGAGCGCCTGGACACCGTTCGTTCATGGCTGGCCGACAAGCCCGAATCCGCCGTGCTGATCGCTCCCAACTTCGCGATCGGTGCCGTGCTTTCGATGCACTTCGCGCAGAAGGCCGCCCCCTACTTCGAGTCCGTCGAAGTGATCGAACTGCACCACCCGCAGAAGGCCGACGCCCCTTCGGGTACCGCAACCCGGACCGCGCGGTTGATCGCCGAGGCGCGAAAAGACTTGCCGCCCAACCCCGATGCCACTAGTACAGGCCTGGAAGGCGCCCGCGGCGCCGACGTTGATGGCGTGCCCGTGCACTCCATCCGGCTGACCGGACTGGTTGCGCACCAAGAGGTGTTGTTCGGCACCTTGGGGGAGACGCTGACCATCCGCCACGACAGCCTCGACCGCACCTCGTTCGTGCCGGGCGTCCTGCTCGCCGTCCGCCAAGTCGCCGCGCGGCCCGGCCTCACCATCGGAATCGAACCGCTGCTCGACCTGTGA